Proteins encoded in a region of the Candidatus Nitrosomarinus catalina genome:
- a CDS encoding aspartate aminotransferase family protein, translating to MDHVKNYKKKTSTSAKIFSKSARLHINGVSHNIRYFDPYPFVVKSSLGKNLVDVDNNKYTDYWMGHWSLILGHGQKNVKDAVKKQIEKSWMYGTVNEQTIKLSELISKAVPVAEKIRYVTSGTEATMYAVRLARSVTGKKIIAKIDGGWHGYTSDLLKSVNWPFKESESSGVVNEEKIVSIPYNDLENSLKILKKYSKNLAGVIIEPVLGGGGCIPATKEYLKGIQEFVHKNKSIFILDEIVTGFRFRYGCLYPTMKLDPDIVTLGKIAGGGMAIGIMCGKKEIMNYADTEGKKKSERSYIGGGTFSANPVSMTSGYTTLNYLKTKKSTYDKINSLGDYARKELKKVFDGRVEVSGKGSLFMTHFLKNGVTKIENSVDVAKCDSEMLQKYHFKMISEDGIFFLPGKLGAISNSHSKEDIKNIIKASEYF from the coding sequence TTGGATCACGTAAAAAATTACAAGAAAAAAACATCAACGTCTGCAAAAATATTTTCAAAGTCAGCAAGACTTCACATCAATGGAGTTTCACATAACATTCGATATTTCGATCCATATCCATTTGTGGTAAAATCATCTTTAGGAAAAAATTTAGTTGATGTAGACAATAACAAGTATACAGATTATTGGATGGGACATTGGTCTTTAATTTTAGGACATGGTCAAAAAAATGTTAAAGACGCAGTCAAAAAACAAATTGAAAAAAGTTGGATGTATGGAACAGTTAACGAACAGACAATAAAATTATCAGAATTAATTTCAAAAGCTGTTCCAGTTGCAGAAAAAATTCGTTATGTTACATCTGGAACTGAAGCTACAATGTATGCAGTGAGATTAGCACGTTCAGTAACGGGTAAAAAAATTATTGCAAAAATAGATGGAGGGTGGCACGGATATACTTCTGATTTACTAAAAAGTGTTAACTGGCCATTCAAAGAATCAGAAAGTAGTGGTGTAGTTAATGAAGAAAAAATTGTTTCCATTCCTTACAATGATTTAGAAAATTCATTAAAAATATTAAAAAAATATTCTAAAAATCTTGCAGGAGTAATTATTGAACCAGTTTTAGGTGGAGGTGGATGTATTCCTGCAACAAAAGAATATCTAAAAGGAATTCAAGAATTTGTTCATAAAAATAAATCAATATTTATTTTAGATGAAATTGTTACAGGTTTTAGATTTAGATATGGATGTTTGTACCCTACAATGAAATTAGATCCAGATATTGTTACCTTAGGAAAAATAGCTGGAGGAGGAATGGCCATAGGAATCATGTGCGGTAAAAAAGAAATTATGAATTATGCAGATACAGAAGGGAAGAAAAAATCAGAACGTTCATACATTGGAGGAGGTACTTTCTCAGCTAATCCAGTATCAATGACATCAGGATATACCACATTAAATTATTTGAAAACAAAAAAATCAACATATGATAAAATTAATTCATTAGGAGATTATGCTAGAAAAGAATTGAAGAAAGTGTTTGATGGAAGAGTTGAAGTTTCAGGAAAAGGATCCCTATTCATGACACATTTTCTTAAAAATGGGGTTACAAAGATAGAAAATTCAGTAGACGTTGCAAAATGTGATTCTGAGATGTTACAAAAATATCATTTTAAGATGATTTCTGAAGACGGAATATTTTTCCTACCAGGTAAATTGGGTGCAATATCAAATAGTCATTCAAAGGAAGACATCAAAAATATAATCAAAGCGTCAGAATATTTCTAA